The DNA segment AGCGATGCAGGCTTTAAAGATTGGTTTATTAAAGAAACTAACCGATCAGGCTTTACGATTGAGGTAGGCACCGGAATAAATCCACTCCCACCACAGTCTTTCTCAGAGATCTGGACAAATAATGTGCCTCTTGCTTTAAAAGGACTAGAGCTATAAAAAAAGGCTTTCCTCTAAAAAGAGGTAAGCCTTTTTTCTATTCATACTTAAGTGCGTCGCCATCAAATGATTCATCAGCCACTTTAATTGAATCCGTTGGACAGCCTTCATGTGCATCGATCATGTCTTCTTCCAGCTCTTCTGGAATCGCAGCAGTTCCTGCATTGTCATCTAAGATAACAAACGCAATGCCTTCATCATCATAATCGTAAATATCTGGAGCTGCAGCACCACAGGCGCCACAAGCGATACAGGTATCTTTATCTACAATTGTATATTTAGCCATTTATGTATACCTCCATTCAAGCGAACTTTCCCACTAAGACAGTATGTCGATCATAGGGAGTGCATTATCTTTACCTATTGTAAAGTGTACCCGTTTTTTTTTCAACTGAATCGTACAATCATTTGGTAGAATCCTATGCAATAGGATGAAATTACTTGAAAAACAAGCCTAATCGAACAATATCAGCAAGAATTTTGGTACAATATGTAGAAGAAGAACGGATGGTAAGGGGTTAAGAATATGAAGGAAGAGATACTTCTGACAATGTTATCGGCCTATAAGGGTGAGCGTACGATTTACGGAGCCCAGCATATATTACAAGGAAAAAAGTCCGCGCAGTCGATCCAGGACGGTCATTTCTTTTCTCTTCTTCCTTATTTTCGTTTATTCCCTCAGATAACGAGAGAAGAAGTAGAACAACTCGTTACCTCACTTGAATCTAAACAATTGATCGTTTTAGGTGAGGAGCACCGTGCGACGTTAACGGATAAAGGAAAGGCTAAAGTAAAGTCATTTAAACAAGAACATGCATTTGTTCATCAATTAGATGGCTGGAAGTACCTTAAGCTTACCGAATCTTTTTGGTTAAGATTAACTCTTTGCATTCAATCACTTACTCAACTTCACTTAAATCAATCATCGTTTATTCCCATTACATCTAACCGAGATATTCAGAAATGGGTAAAACGACAACTACTAAAAAATAAAGTTCAACAGCAAGAGGAATTAGATTCTCTCTATCGGGATCTGTTAGCGTTTCTTGACACTTGTTCAGACCTTGAAGCAAAAATCTTTGTAGGTCAGCTTTCTTCTCCTTCACAAATAGGGTTAACAATCTTTCAACTAGCAGAACAGCTTCATGTTAATGAAGATTACGTCTATGTTTTACATCGAGCAACCCTACATAAGTTATTTCGAACATTACTAAACGGTCAATATCCATCGTTGCGGCCTTTTATTGGGGAGCTTCAAGAGCATCATTTTTCAACTGAAACAGCAAACAAAACAGCAGAGTTGTTAAAACGAGGGTTAACCATTGATGAGATTGTCGAAAAAAGAAGATTAAAGAGGAATACGATCGAAGACCATGTAGTAGAACTGGCTTTATATGATCCATCATTTTCTATTCGTCCTTACATTACCGAAGCGGACTATCGACAAATCATTGCAGCTGCAGAAAAGCTAAACACTTTAAAGCTCAAGCAATTAAGAGAACACGTAGGTCATTCAATCAGTTATTTTATGATTCGGATTGCGTTAACAAGAAAGGATTCTTCATATGAATCTGCACAAAGCACTTTATGAATGGTTTGGGTATTCCGAATTTAGAATGG comes from the Alkalihalobacillus sp. FSL W8-0930 genome and includes:
- a CDS encoding ferredoxin, with product MAKYTIVDKDTCIACGACGAAAPDIYDYDDEGIAFVILDDNAGTAAIPEELEEDMIDAHEGCPTDSIKVADESFDGDALKYE
- a CDS encoding helix-turn-helix domain-containing protein, which encodes MKEEILLTMLSAYKGERTIYGAQHILQGKKSAQSIQDGHFFSLLPYFRLFPQITREEVEQLVTSLESKQLIVLGEEHRATLTDKGKAKVKSFKQEHAFVHQLDGWKYLKLTESFWLRLTLCIQSLTQLHLNQSSFIPITSNRDIQKWVKRQLLKNKVQQQEELDSLYRDLLAFLDTCSDLEAKIFVGQLSSPSQIGLTIFQLAEQLHVNEDYVYVLHRATLHKLFRTLLNGQYPSLRPFIGELQEHHFSTETANKTAELLKRGLTIDEIVEKRRLKRNTIEDHVVELALYDPSFSIRPYITEADYRQIIAAAEKLNTLKLKQLREHVGHSISYFMIRIALTRKDSSYESAQSTL